A single window of Eucalyptus grandis isolate ANBG69807.140 chromosome 1, ASM1654582v1, whole genome shotgun sequence DNA harbors:
- the LOC104433089 gene encoding 7-deoxyloganetic acid glucosyltransferase: MEEPREPHVLVLPFPAQGHIKPMLCLAKLLAAAGLRVTFLNTHHNHRRILPRGPSSPPSSLLRLESISDGLPDDHPRSLERIEELLLSIKTAMKAALREFLVSKSAEPPVTCVIADGIMSIGIDVAEELSVPAISFRTFSACCLWTYFCIPTFIHEGKLPFPDDDLDKEFHGLLGAEGLLRRRDLPSICRSAIAINLYRYFMDETIAMTRACALILNTFDALEAPMLSHLATIFTDIYTIGPLHALAVKSHVGHFSGRSESVGSLQMEDRSCMVWLNSQASRSVVYVSFGSLVKITVDQLMEFWHGLVNCGRPFLWVLREDAILGENEEKARSLLSELKVVSERRRVVDWAPQEEVLAHAAVGGFLTHSGWNSTLEGIVAGIPMICWPRIADQQINSRWVSEVWKIGLDMKDTCDRSTVETMVRLLMDDKKEEIMKSMARISALSSDSVGPEGSSSKNLERLVKNIRKICQTS, from the exons ATGGAGGAGCCACGTGAGCCCCACGTGCTCGTCCTTCCGTTCCCGGCGCAGGGCCACATCAAGCCCATGCTCTGCCTCGCGAAGCTCCTCGCCGCTGCTGGCCTCCGTGTCACCTTCCTCAACACCCATCACAACCACCGCCGCATCCTCCCCCGCGGcccttcctctcctccctcctccctcctccgcctCGAGTCCATCTCTGATGGCTTGCCCGATGACCACCCGCGAAGCTTGGAACGGATTGAAGAGCTTCTCCTCTCGATCAAGACGGCGATGAAAGCTGCCTTGAGGGAGTTTCTGGTTTCCAAAAGTGCAGAGCCTCCGGTGACCTGCGTTATAGCGGACGGGATCATGTCGATCGGGATTGACGTCGCGGAGGAGCTCAGCGTTCCGGCAATCTCGTTCCGGACATTCAGTGCTTGCTGCTTGTGGACTTACTTCTGCATTCCCACCTTCATCCATGAGGGCAAGCTTCCATTTCCTG ATGATGATCTGGACAAGGAGTTCCATGGCTTGCTGGGAGCTGAAGGCCTTCTGCGACGGAGAGACCTACCAAGTATTTGCAGATCAGCGATCGCTATCAACTTATATCGCTATTTTATGGACGAAACCATTGCCATGACCCGAGCTTGCGCTCTCATACTCAACACATTCGATGCCCTTGAAGCCCCGATGCTCTCTCATCTCGCCACCATCTTTACCGATATCTACACGATTGGGCCCCTCCATGCCCTGGCTGTCAAATCCCATGTTGGGCATTTTTCGGGGCGTTCTGAATCTGTAGGCAGTCTTCAGATGGAAGACCGAAGTTGCATGGTGTGGCTTAATTCGCAAGCATCGAGATCGGTCGTCTATGTGTCATTCGGGAGCTTGGTGAAGATTACGGTCGATCAATTGATGGAATTTTGGCACGGCCTGGTCAATTGCGGGAGACCGTTCTTGTGGGTCTTAAGGGAGGATGCGATTTTGGGAGAGAACGAGGAGAAAGCGAGATCACTACTTTCAGAACTGAAAGTTGTTAGTGAAAGGCGACGCGTCGTGGATTGGGCGCCACAAGAAGAGGTGCTTGCCCACGCTGCCGTGGGGGGTTTCTTGACGCACAGCGGGTGGAACTCGACCTTGGAGGGCATAGTGGCAGGAATCCCCATGATTTGTTGGCCTCGAATTGCAGATCAACAAATTAATAGTAGGTGGGTTAGTGAAGTATGGAAAATTGGGCTTGACATGAAGGATACCTGTGACCGATCGACGGTCGAGACAATGGTCAGATTATTGATGGATGACAAGAAAGAGGAGATCATGAAATCGATGGCAAGGATTTCAGCATTGAGTTCGGATAGTGTTGGCCCGGAGGGATCTTCATCGAAGAACTTGGAAAGGCTAGTTAAAAATATAAGGAAGATTTGTCAAACGAGTTGA